The nucleotide window TCGGCCAGGGCCAGCCCCATGGAGCACTCGCGCATGCGGGCGCGCGCAGCCTCCAGCCCGCCCGGGCCCGCGCCCAGGGATGTCATGAGCCCCAGCCCGCCGTCGTTGACCGCCGAGCGGGACAGGCCCACCACCAGGGCCTCCCCGGGCCCCGGGCGCTCCAGGGCCTGGGCCACCACCTGCCCCAGGCCCGCGGTCGTGCCCTCGCGGGCCTCCCGGGCGGCCTGCTGGGGGTCGGCGGGCAGGGCTGTGAGCCTGGCGGCGTCGAGGTACCAGGTGGTGCCCCCGGCCCCGGGGTCCGCCGCGCTGCTCAGCCGCACCAGATCGACCTCGCGGATCTGCCCGGTGGGACCGTGACCCTGGAGCGCCTCGCGGGCCAGGATGCGCGCGGCGGGCAGGCAGTGGGCGCTGCCGGGGGCGCCGTCGGCCAGGGGCAGCTCGACGACGTCGTCCTGCGGCCTGGCCCGGGCCCAGCCGCGAGCCAGGGCGCCGGCCACCCGGGCGGCGTCCAGGCCCCGGCCCGGGTCGTCGAGGGGCACCCCCGCGGGCTCGGGGCGCATCTGGCCGGGAGCCAGCAGGACCCTCATGCGGCACCTGCCCGATGCGCGGGCCCGGTGGGCCCGGCCGCGCCCGGCCCGGCCTGAGACGCGGGTACGGCCCGGGGCCCCGGGGCGCTGGCGCTCACGGCTCCAGGGCGCCGCCCAGGCGGGCCAGCAGCAGTGCCTCGGCGACGATGATGCGCTCGAGCTCGCCCAGGTGCATGGACTCGTCCTCGCTGTGGGCGCGGGTGTCGGGGTCCTCGATCCCGGTGACCAGCACCTGCGCCCGGGGGAAGACCTCCTTGAGGGTGGCGATGAAGGGGATGGAGCCGCCCTGCCCGATGCTGACCGCCTCGCCGTCCCAGGCCGTGGACATGGCCCACAGGGCCGCCTGGGAGGCGTCGGTGGCCTGCGCGCCGTCGAAGGCGGGACCGGCCTCCCGGCCGGTGATGGTCAGGCGCGCCCCGAAGGGCGTGTGGGCCTTGAGGTGGGCGGTGAGGGCCTCCAGCGCCTCGGCGGGGTCCTGCCCGGGGGCGATGCGCAGGGACAGGCGGGCGGTGGCCGAGGGGGCCAGCACGTTGCCGGCCACCTCCAGGGGGGTGATGTCGGTGCCGATGAGGGTCAGGGAGGGCTTGGTCCACAGGCGGGCGGTCAGGTCCCCGGTTCCGGTGAGCTCGACGCCGTCGAGCACCCCCGCATCCTGGCGGAAGTCGGCCTCGGGGTAGTCGGGGAAGCCCGGCTCGGCCTGGGGGCGGGAGATGAGGCCGGGGATGGCCACATCGCCGGCCTCGTCGTGGCAGGAGGCCACCAGGCGGCAGATGGCGGTGGCCGCATCCATCACCGGTCCGCCGTACTGGCCCGAGTGCAGGGCGTGGTCGAGCACATCGAGGCGGGCGTCGACCTGGACCACGCCGCGCAGGGTGGTGGTCAGGGCGGGCACGCCCACCTTCCAGTTCATGGAGTCGGCCACGATGATGACGTCGGCGTCCAGGCGGTCGCGGTGGGCGGTGAGGAAGGCCTCGAAGGAGGGGCTGCCGATCTCCTCCTCCCCCTCGACGAAGACGGTCACCGAGCAGGGCAGCTGCCCTCCCAGGGCGGTCAGGGCCCGCAGGGCGTGAACGTGGGTGACCACCCCGGCCTTGTCGTCGGCGGTGCCGCGGCCGAAGAGGCGCTCGCCGCGGCGCTCGGCGCGGAAGGGGTCGTCCTGGACCCACCCCTGCGGGTCGCCCACCGGCTGGACGTCGTGGTGGGCGTAGAGCAGGACGTGGGGGCTGCCCTGAGGGCCGGCCCGGTGGGCCAGGACCGCGGGGCGGCCGGGCACGCCGTCGGGGCCCTCGACGCTGAGGATCTCGGCGCTCAGGCCGGCCTCCTCCAGGAGCTGGGCGACCCGCTTGGCGGACTCATCCACGTGGGACTGGTCGTGGCTGGAGGCAGAGACCGAGGGGATGGAGACCAGCCCGCTCAGGTCGGAGACAATGGCCTCGAAGGAGTCGTGGATGGTGGTGCGAAGGGCGTCAGCAGTGATCATGATTTTCAGGGTATCGCGCCCGGGGCGCTAATCTGTGCCCCGTGAGCCTGCTGAAGAGAAACCGCCCGGAGGCCCCGAGCCCCGAGCCCGCACCGGTCAAGCCCGGGGGCAAGGGCCGCCCCACGCCCAAGCGCAAGGATGCGCAGGCGCGCCGCGTGCGCCCCGTGGTACCCACCAACCGCGAGGCGGCCAAGCGCGAGGCCCGGGCCGCCCGCGACGAGGCCTTCAGGCGCCAGCAGGACGCGCTCATCACCGGGGACGAGCGCTGGCTGCCGCCGCGCGACAAGGGGCCCATCAAGCGCTACATCCGCGACTACATCGACGCGCGCTACAGCGTCGGTGAGGTCTTCATGCCCCTGACCCTCGTCCTCATCGTGCTGATGCTCATCGCCTCGTGGTGGACCGACCCCAGCAGCCTCTACCTGCTGCTGGCGGTCTACGCCGTGTTCTTCCTGGCCATGGGGGACGCACTGGTGTGCTGGCTGCGGCTGCGCCGCCTGCTGCGGGCCAGGTTCGGTCAGGAGCGGGTCAGCAAGCAGGGACCGATCCTCTTCTACGTCTTCGCCCGCTGCATGCAGCTGCGGCGCTGGCGCCGTCCCGCCCCGCTGGTGGAGCGCAAGGAGTTCCCCTCCTGAGCCCATCCTGAGCCGGTTTCGAGCATGGCCGCTCACGCGCCGGCCGCGGCCCCGGGCACGGTACTCCCGGCGTCGGCCACTGTTCGCCCTTGTCCGCACTGTGCGTACACGCGGGGCCCGCCGCGATCCAGCGGTTCCCCACGAGCCGGCGTGCTCCTAGGCTGGTGCCATGGTCGCTTACCGATACCTTGGATCATCCGGACTGAAGATCAGCGAGATCACCTACGGCAACTGGCTCACCCACGGCTCCCAGGTGGAGGCCGACACCGCCATCGCCTGCGTGCACAAGGCCCTGGACCTGGGGATCACCAGCTTCGACACCGCCGACGTCTACGCCAACACCGCC belongs to Actinomyces capricornis and includes:
- a CDS encoding M20/M25/M40 family metallo-hydrolase; its protein translation is MITADALRTTIHDSFEAIVSDLSGLVSIPSVSASSHDQSHVDESAKRVAQLLEEAGLSAEILSVEGPDGVPGRPAVLAHRAGPQGSPHVLLYAHHDVQPVGDPQGWVQDDPFRAERRGERLFGRGTADDKAGVVTHVHALRALTALGGQLPCSVTVFVEGEEEIGSPSFEAFLTAHRDRLDADVIIVADSMNWKVGVPALTTTLRGVVQVDARLDVLDHALHSGQYGGPVMDAATAICRLVASCHDEAGDVAIPGLISRPQAEPGFPDYPEADFRQDAGVLDGVELTGTGDLTARLWTKPSLTLIGTDITPLEVAGNVLAPSATARLSLRIAPGQDPAEALEALTAHLKAHTPFGARLTITGREAGPAFDGAQATDASQAALWAMSTAWDGEAVSIGQGGSIPFIATLKEVFPRAQVLVTGIEDPDTRAHSEDESMHLGELERIIVAEALLLARLGGALEP
- a CDS encoding DUF3043 domain-containing protein; translation: MSLLKRNRPEAPSPEPAPVKPGGKGRPTPKRKDAQARRVRPVVPTNREAAKREARAARDEAFRRQQDALITGDERWLPPRDKGPIKRYIRDYIDARYSVGEVFMPLTLVLIVLMLIASWWTDPSSLYLLLAVYAVFFLAMGDALVCWLRLRRLLRARFGQERVSKQGPILFYVFARCMQLRRWRRPAPLVERKEFPS